ATGAAAATTGCTCTAGAAATGGCAGAATAGAAAAAACATGGGAGAAGAAGTTTATCAATTAACTTCTTCTCCTTTTAAATTTATTTAAGGGGGTGATGAAGAAGTAATAAGATGCTTATATAAAATAAATTAATATGTATATGGGGGAGTGTATCAAAAGATGAAGAAATTAAATTTAAAACTAAAGAGCAGATTAGTAATTATGTTAGTATTAGTAGCTCTTATACCTACTTTAGTTTTAACGGGGATTAATTACTATGAGCAAAGAAATATGATTAATGGAAACATTACAGAAAACAGTAAAAATGTGAATGAAAATCTAAAAGAAAGAATAGATTATTTTTTAAACGAAAATACAAAACTTTTAGAATACTTAGCTAGTGATGAACGGGTTCATGAAATGGATCCTTTAGAACTTAAAAAAATTTTTGGCGAATTTCAGAAGAATTATCCATCTTATGAATTTATATATGTAACAGATGCAGATGGTATGTTAAAAGCAAGTACTAGTGATGTATCTGTAGAAGATTATAGTGAGTATGACTATAGCGATGGAGAATGGTACATAGATGCAAAAAATGGAGAAAATCATATTTCAGAATCTACATACATATCTAGTTTAACTAATAATCCTTGCATAACGGTTGCAGTACCTATTATAAGAAATGGTGAAACTATAGGTGTACTTGGAGGAGATATCAATCTAAATGGATTACAAGAAATTGTATCAAGTATTAAAATTGGAAATGAAGGATATGGATATCTAGTGGATGCATCAGGAACATATATTGCACATCCTGATTTTGAAGAAAAAGTTTTAAATGGGGAAAGTGGAGCAGAAAATCCAGCAGTTAAGGATGCATTAAAGGGCATTAACGATACAAAAGTATACACTAATGAAAGTAATGTGGATATGTTTAGTTCAACAAATTTTATAGAAAAAACTTCATGGGGAGTTGTTACAGAACAACCACATCAACAAGCTTTTTCTGAACTGAATAGTTTATTATTAAATAGTCTTATATTAATTTCAATAGTAACTGGTATTGTTATTTTAATCGCACTATTAGTAGCAAAAAATATTGCAAATCCAATTACAAAGTTATCAGAAATGATTGAAAGATTATCTAAATATGATTTAACATTTGTTAAAGATAGCAAAACTGAGAAATATTTAAATAGAAAAGATGAGATAGGTACAATATCTAAAGCTCTTGGAACAATGCAGAGAAATTTTATTACTTTAATTAGAAATATATCTGATATGTCTCAGCAAGTTGCATCATCATCTGAAGAATTAACAGCAACAAGTCAGCAATCATCAGTAGCAGCTGAAGAAGTGGCGAAAACTATAGAAGAAATAGCTAATGGAGCTAATGAACAAGCAAAAAATACAGATAATGGAGCAGGAAATATTAATAAATTAGGACACTTGATAGAACAGAATCAGGTATATATAAGTGATTTAAATGATTCTACTAAGGAAGTACATACATTAAAAAATGAAGGAATTGAAAGTCTAAAGGATCTTACGAAGAGGACAGAACAAAGTAACTTATTATCTAAAGAAGTAAATCAAGTTATTGTAAAAACTAATGAAAGTGCAGGTAAAATAGAAAGTGCTAGCCAAATGATTAAAAATATAGCTGACCAGACTAATCTTTTAGCCCTTAATGCAGCAATAGAAGCAGCTAGAGCAGGGGAAGCAGGGAGAGGCTTTGCAGTGGTAGCAGATGAAATAAGAAAGTTAGCAGAGGAATCAACTGTATTTACAGAAGAAATCACTAGTATCATTGAGGAATTAATTGGAAAAACATCAGATGCAGTCGGTAAAATGAAGGAATCTGGAGAAATAATGAATGCTCAATCAGAAAGTGTAAAAATTACTAATTTAAAATTTGAAGGAATTAATGAGGCAATTGAAAGAATGGAATATGTAATAAAAAATATTAATTATTCAGGAAGAGAAATGGAAGAAAAGAAAGTAGAGATTATAGGAATGATAGAGAATTTATCAGCTATATCACAGGAAAATGCAGCAGGTACTGAAGAGGCTTCTGCATCAATAGAAGAGCAAACAGCATCTATAGAGGAAATAGCAACAGCTAGTCAGTCTTTAGCAAAATTAGCAACAGAAATGCAAGAAAATATTTTAAAGTTTAAAATATAGAATAAATAAAATTTTAAAGAGGATATCCTAGTATTAGGGTATCCTCTTTAAAATATCTAAAAGAAGGAATTTAGATAAATTTGTAGAAATATAATATAGAGTATTTTTCTGAAAATAATGAAATATAGAAAATAAATTTTTTTGAAATTATATTATATAAAAATTAAAAGGAAGAAGGAATAATTAAAGTGTTAAAGGTAAACTTTTATGAATTAAATACAGTTGAAGATAGCAAACTTAAATTTGCAGTTATTATGTCAAGATATAAAGATAAATGGATATTTGTAAGACATAAGGAAAGATTAAGTTGGGAAATTCCAGGTGGTCATAGAGAAGAAAATGAAAATATCAATTACACAGCTTCAAGAGAATTGATTGAAGAAACAGGAGCAAAAGATTTTAATCTTATTCCAGTTTGTATATATTCAGTATCTAGAAAGGAAGTTGAATCTTTTGGGCAATTATTTTACTCAAATGTAGAATCTCTTGGTAAATTACCAAATTCTGAAATTGGAGAAGTCAAACCTTTTGATACTATACCCAAAACATTAACTTATCCATTAATTCAGCCTTATTTATATCAAAAAATTAATGAATTTTTTATATCAAGGGAGGAGTATAATGTCTCAAACTATGGATGGCAAAAAGATAAATTTTAAAAACTCTAGAGGATTGAAAATTGTTGCAAATTTATATAGAGCTGATTCAAATATTATAATCATAATGGCTCATGGATTTACTAATGATAAATCATCAAATGGTAGATTTGATGATTTGGCAGAAGCTTTAAACAAAGTTGGGTATGATGTTTTAGCAATAGATTTTAGTGGATGTGGAGAAAGTGACGACAATTCTATAACTTTAACAAATCAAGTGGATGACTTAAATTCTGCTATTCAATTTGCTTTAGGGAAAGGATATAAAAAAATAGGATTGTTTGGAAATAGCTTTGGAACTTTGGCATGTTTAAAAAACTATAGAAAAGAAGTAATAACAATGGTTTTAGTTGGAGCATTAACAGATAGTATGCAATATGATTGGAATGATTATTTTTCCAAAAAACAGTTAGATAATTTACATAAACAAGGTTTCTTTTATTTTTGCACAAATAGAAAACATAAAATTACTAATCAGACTTTGATGGATTTTGAGCAAATCAATCAAAAGGATTTATTTAGAAATGTTGACTGTCCTATATTAATTATTCATGGAGACAATATCAAGGATCAAGAAGAGTTACAGTTGTTAGAAAGGTCACAAAAAGCAATAAATACAATAATAGATAACTCAAAACTTGAAATTGTTAAGGGATCAAAACATGGTATGAGAAAAGATTGGGATAAAGTTATTGATATTACTTGTAAGTGGTATAGTAAATATATATATTAAGATTTATTGATTTAAAGAGTAAAGTTGGAATAATTAGAGGAAGATTTATATGTACATAGTGTTAATTTACTAGAAATTTGATTTAGTATTCTTAGTAATTTTTTCAAAAGGGTCAAGGGAGTGATTATAATGAACTATAACAATTTGAAAGAAGAATGGAAAAAAGAAGAACAATATACATTTAAGGGCTGGGACTTTTCCCATATTGATGCAAGATATGAAGAAGAGAAACTTCCTTGGAATTATAAAGAAATTATATTAAAGTATGTTAATCCTTCTCATAGATTATTAGATATGGGTACTGGTGGTGGAGAATTTTTATTAACTTTAAATCACCCTTATGAATTAACAAGTGTTACAGAAGCATATCCACCAAATGTAGAATTATGTAAAAAGAAATTATCTTCATTAGGAATAGAAGTAAAACAGATAATAGAAGATAGTAATATTCCTTATGTGGATAATAATTTTGATATTGTTATTAATAAACATGAGGCTTTTGATATGAATGAAGTAAAAAGAATATTAAAAAAAGATGGTTTTTTTATAACACAGCAGGTTGGAGGGAAAAATAATAATGATTTATCATATAAATTAATTGATGGTTTAGAGCATCAATACTTAAATCATGACTTAGAAAATAATATTAAAATATTAAAAGATGCTGGTTTTGAAATATTATTCTCTCATGAATATTTTCCAAAAAGTAAGTTCTATGATATAGGAGCACTAGTTTATTTTGCTAAGATTATTGAGTGGGAGTTTCCTAATTTTTCAGTTGATTCTTGCTTTCAGAACTTATGTAAACTAAAAAAAGAGTTAGATGAAAAAGGTTATATTGTTGGAACAGAACATAGGTTTATGATAGTTGCAAAAAAACAATAAAAATATAGTAATAGTAACTTATATTGTTACATAAAATCTCTTAAATAATTATTTAAGAGATTTTTTATATATAGTATATACCTAATTGATTAAATATGTGCTATACTAGTAAAAACAAATATATTGTAGAAATTTGACGAATGATAAAATATTAAAATATAAGGTGGGATAAATATGATTAAGATTATGGCAGATTCCACATGTGATCTATCTAAAGAGATAATTGATAATTATAATATAGGAGTTGCGCCTCTTAATATTATTATTAAAGGAAAGAGTTATAAAGATAAGATAGATATTCAGCCAGATGAATTTTATAAAGTACAAAGATCTCTAGATAAAAATCCAACTACATCAATGCCTAGCCCAGAAGAATATTTAAAAATTATAGATAGAGCAGTTAAAGATGGATATACTGAAATATTATGTATTTGTATGTCTAGTGGAACAAGTGGCTCATATCAGTCTGCTGTTATAGCAAAAGATTATTATTATGAAAATAATAAAGATTCTAATATTAAAATACACGTAGTAGACTCTTTATCTATGAGTCATGGAAGTGGTTGGTTAATAGTAAAATCTGATGAATTACTTGAAGAAGGTTATAGTTTTGACCAAATAATAGAGTTCAATGAAAATCATAAAACCCGAGTTAAGCACTTTCTTTGTGTAGATGACTTAGATAATTTAATAAAAAGTGGTAGATTAACTAATGTCAGTGCATTAATTGGTAAAGTCTTAAGAGTTAAACCTATAATGTCCATGAAAAATGGTAAAGGAGCAATAGTATCTAAAGTAAGAGGAAAAAATAAAGCATTAAATTATTATATAGATGAGTTTACAAGAAGAGTAGATAAAGATATTACAGATTTCATTATTATTGGTTATACTACAGATATAAATATAGCTAGTAATTTACAAGAAAAAATTAAGAAGGAAACAGATTTTGATGGAGAAATTTATATAATGCAAATGGGGGCAGCGGTAGGAACTCATGTAGGATCTGGAGGATTATCTATGTTTTTTGTAGAAAAAGAAAAAATGAAAGATGGATTGCTAAAAAATAAAATAAGAACTATAAAAGAAAAAAGATTGCAAAAATAAGTTTATATAAAAATAGAAAATAGATTAGTAAAGATATATGTGTAAAGGACCAGAGATATTATAAATAATAAACTATCTCTGGTCCTTTTGTAATAAAAAAGGATTTTGTAAAGATATATAGAATAAATTATGATAAAGGTTAATTGAATATTTAATAGTAAAATAAAGTTTTTATACAAATAGATATTAAGTAACGGGGGTAAAATAAATGATAAAAAAACTAAAAAGAGGAGATACAATTGGATTTTTCTCACCATCAACACCTATTACTGCATTGTGCCCTAATAGATTTAACAGAAGTAAAAAATTTCTTGAAAATAAAGGATTTAAATTAAAAGCTGGAAATTTAACAGATAAAAAAGACTTTTATAGGTCTGGTAGTATAAAAGATAGAGCAGAAGAATTAAATCAGTTAATAAGAGACCCAGAAGTAAGATGCATTATTTCTACAATAGGTGGAATGAATTCAAATTCAATAGTACCATATATAGACTATGAATCTTTAAAAAAAGATCCTAAAATAATTATAGGATATTCTGATATGACAGCAATATTATTTGCTATTTATGCTAAAACTGGAATAACTACTTTTTATGGGCCAGCATTAGTAGCTTCATTTGGAGAAATAGAACCTTTTAATGAACTGAATTTTAAATATTTTGAAGATATTTTAGTTAAAGAAATTAATATACCTTATAATTATAAAGTGCCAAAAATGTGGACTGAGGAATATATAGATTGGGAAAGTCAAAATAGAAGCAAAAAATCAAATAAAAATGAGTGGATAACTATAAATAAAGGAAAGATTAAAGGTAGATTAATAATAGGGAACTTGAATACAATGGCAGGTATATGGGGAAGTGAATACATGCCTGAAATTAAAAAAGGAGACATATTGTTTATAGAAGATTCTTTAAAAGATGCTGAAACTATAGAGCGTTCATTTGCTATGCTAAAAGCCAATAATATATTTGATAAGATAGGTGGATTGATACTAGGAAAGCATGAACTTTTTGAAGATAGAGGAAGTAAAAGGAAGCCATATGAAATATTAGAAGAAGTAATAGGCAGATATAACTTTCCTTTTTTAGCTGAAGTAGATTGTAGTCATACACATCCAATGTTTACAATGCCAATAGGATCAATAATTGAATTAGATGCTACAGGTAAGTCAATTAATTTAATTAGTGAATATTTGTAGAATAAATTTAGTTTAGATATGAGATTAATTAATTTTTAAAATAATAAAGAGGAGAAAACTATGGATTTTCAAGTAATTGGACGTTTATTAGCCTTATTATTTATATGGATAGTAATTACAAAGATATTTATAAAAATTTCAGGATATATTGGAGAGATATTAGGCATAGGAAAATTTTTTGTAAATCTATTTAAGAAAATAGAAAATAAACTTCCTAATAAAAGAAAAATATGATGAAAATAATAAAATTACTAAATTTGAAAATAATCACTTGATATATAACTATAAAGTTATTGATGAAACTATAAATTTTATATTGCTTAATGAAATATATGAATAAAATTTTAATTATATGTATGATGTAATGAGCATGAAAACTAATTTAATAATATTTAGATAAAATAAGTTTTAGAGATAGATAGTATATAAGTTAAATTAAGTTTTGGGGGGATGGAATGAAAGTAAGTATTAATTTTAAAACGGATGGTGTTATTGATTTCTATAATATATTTAATACAAAGAATATTTTAAAAAAGAAAGATATTGTAAATCTCTTTGATAAGTATTCATATGAAAAGTTATTAGAACTATTTGGTAAAAATGTTGACCTTATAGAAAAAGATCAATGGATAAATTTATTTCATAAAGCATATATACTTTATTTAAATAATAGTAAGGAGAATGTTGAGGAAAACCCAGTAAAAAGCAGCATTATTCAATCTGTGTTATGGACTCTAAATAATATTGAAAATCTAAATAAAAATGTAGATAGAATAGAAAAAATAATAAATAGACAAGCTTTTATAAAAGAGACATTAAAATATTTACCTAATATTAATTCTGATATTGAAATAAACATAGAATTATATGTTTTTATGTACAATGCATGTGTAGAAAAAAGTGTAGTATTATTGGATGTTTCATTTGCAACTTTATTGACTGAAGATCAGCTAAATGCACTATTATCACATGAATTACATCATTATTTAAAAGAAAATTGTCAAAAACCAAAGAAAGGATATAATGAAGTAGGGAAAGCTCTATTTGCTCTAGAAAATGAAGGAATAGCTGATATGTGTAGCTTTAAAGATATATGCTTCATATATGAATATTTTGGATTTATGGAAAAAGGAATCCTTAAAGATTGTTTGGAAAATCCAGATAGGTATATGAGAGAATTTATCAAATTGTTACGAGATAAATTGATTTTAAATAAAGATATTAAATTAAATAATTTTCTTATGACAAATCAAATTGTTCATCCTTTAGGTTATTCAATAGCAAAATATATTGAGAACACATTTGGAATAGATGAGCTTAGAAATTGTGCAGGAAAACCATTAAATTTTCTATTAAAATACAATGATGCTGTAAAGAAAAATCTACATAAAGAATTACTTGATCAAGAAACCATACAAAAGTTAAAGGAAATTTATGATGAGAATATATAAAATTATTATATAGTATAGGGGATATATTGTGAAAACACATATTATAGGTGGTAGCGGAACGGGAAAATCTTATATAGCGAAACAAATATCAAAGAAGTATAATATCCAACACTTTGATCTAGACAATATTTTTTGGGATAACACAGTAAAAACTTATGGAATAAAAATGCCTGTAGAAAAGAGAACAGAAGAGCTAAGTAATATATTATCAAAAGAAGATTGGATAATTGAAGGAGTATATTATAGTTGGTTATTAGATAGTTTTAAACTTTCAGATAAAATATTTGTTCTTAATATATCACCATTGATATTTAATTTTAGAATTATCAAAAGGTTTATTAAAAGAAAATTTGGACTTGAAGAAGGCAAAAAAGAAAATATAAAATCATTAAAAGATTTAATTATATGGACAAATAACTATCAAAAGTTTAAAATACCTAAAATACTTGAAGTTTTAGAGCCCTATAGAGATAAAGTTATAGTTATTCACAATACAAAAGAATTGTATAAATATTTTATGAAAATTGATAAATAAATAGTAATATTATATAAAACAGAGACATTTCAAAATAGAAATTGTTTCTTTTTTTATAATGAAAAAGGATTATGGAAAGATATGTAGAATAAACATAGTGAGAAAGGAGATTTTAAATGAATGAAACACAACTACTTAATAGAACACTTGAATTAATAAATGAAGCTGGAACACTAGATGCATATAATTTCTTAGTAACAAATATATATACATTGAATTCCATGTCAAGTCAAGTTTATAATTTTTTATACTGCTTAGCTGCTACATCGGACAAAAAAGAGGAAGCTCTAAGGTGGTTAGAAGAGGCAATTATTTTAAAGGAATTATGGTATAGGCCAGAAGTTTTTGAAGATGAAGATTTAAATAGTCTACAAGATGATATAAGATTTAAAACTTGTTCCAAAATTTCAGAAGAAAGATACCTTAAAGCTCATAAAATATCAAAGACTCAGTGTACTTGGATAAATAAAAGTAGTAATGGATTGATACTTGTTTTACATGGTAATCAGCAGAACAATGATATTAGTAAGGTGACTTGGCAATTTCTTTATGGTGAGAAATATCAAGTTGAATATTTACAATCAGAGGAAATAGATTCATATAATTTATTTAGATGGGAAGATGATGGAACTGGACCAATTCAACTTAAAGAAACTATTGATTCGATTGAATGGAATAGTTATGAGCATAAGATTTTGTGTGGATTTTCAGCAGGGTGTAATGTGATTTTAAGAGGAATTAGAGATAAAGATATTAGATGTAATAAGATAATACTGCAATCTCCTTGGATTCCTATTGTTAAAAATAACGTAAATAGTTTGATTCAAGCATTAAAAAAGAATGATATTGAAGTACTTATAATATGTGGAAATGACGATGAAGACTGTTTGAAACAATGTAAAATATTCGAATTAAAGTTAATTGAAGAAGAGTTAGATGTTAATACATTATACATTGAAGGCCTTGGACATGATTATCCAGAGAACTTCAATGAAATAGTTTTAGATTTTATTAATAAAGATAATTAAAGTCATTATTAAAGTTGTTATTTCAAATATTGGCTGATGGACTTAACATAGCATAATATTTGCAGTAAAAAAAGGAATAAGGGTGTGTTAATATGGTACAATCTCCAACTAAGAGAGCATTATATGAAATTCACATTTTAAATTATATGTAAAATGAATGGAGGAAATATGTTAGATAAATCAGTAAAGCATTTAGGGGTAGTAATGATTAGAAATAATAACCTAGGATATCCTAAATATCAATTGCCTGAAGGATTTAATTTTGTGAAATTTCAAGAAGGTGATGAGTTAGAGTGGGCTAAGATAGAAACATCAGTTGAAGAATTTACAGGTATAGATAAGGCTTTAGTGCATTTCAAAAAAGAGTTTGGTAATCAATATGAAAAGGTAAAAGAAAGATGTATTTTTATTAAAGATAAACATGGTCAAAAAGTTGCAACGGCTATGGCTTGGGAAGGACAATTACAAGGTCTCGAACTACCAAGAGTACATTGGGTAGGAGTAAAAAAAGATTATCAAAGTATAGGATTGAGTAAAGCGTTAATAACAAAAATTCTAGACATATATAAGGAGTTAGGAGAAAAAAGAAATATATATTTGACTACACAAACGTGGAGTTATAAAGCTATTAATATCTATAAAAAATTTGGATTTAAACCATTTAATGATATGAAAAGAGGGAAACAAGAAGGTGTTTGTAGTGATTTTGAATGTGACTTTAATATTGCATGGAATATTATAAATGAAAAAATTGAATCATACGAAGAAAGTAAAAATGTTGGTTAGAAAAATAGAATTATTCTATTTTTGGGATTGTGGTCAATTTGATGAATTAAACCCATTTTATATATTTGGTAAAGAAAACATACCAGAAATACTATTTTTAATTGCTAATACAGATCCTTTTAAATTTGAAATCCTAAAAAAACTTTATTGTAGTATAGAGCAATGTATTGAATGGAGGTTTTGTTAATGGATATATTTTATGAAATACATAAGGATATACCGAGAGAAGGACCAGGAGATAATGATTCAACAAAACAAGCAATAACTATGCTAAAAGATATACCTGAAAATTCTACTATACTTGATATAGGTTGTGGTCCAGGTATGCAAACAATTGAATTAGCTAAAAATATCAATGGTAAAGTATTTGCAATTGATATAAATAAAACATTTCTAGATAGACTAGTAGAGACTTCTTTTAATAATAACTTATCTCGCAAAATAGAAGCAAAACAAATGTCTATGTTCTCATTAGAATTTAAACAAGATAACTTTGATGTAATTTGGTGTGAAGGAGCTATTTTTATTATAGGTTTTGAAAGAGGTATACAAGAATGGAGAAATTATATAAAAATAGGTGGATATTTAGTTGTTTCAGAGATTTCTTGGTTGCGGAAAGATATACCTGAAGAACCAAAGAGTTTTTGGGAATCTGATTATCCTGAGATTAAAGGAATAGCAGATAATATAAAAATAATAGAAACGTCAGGTTATTCACCAGTTGGTCATTTTGTCATCCCTGAAAGTGGATGGTGGAAAGATTATTATAATCCATTAATAGATAGGATAAATAAATTAAGAAAAAAATATATAAATAACAAAGAAGCTAATAATAGATTAGATAATACACAAAGAGAAATTGAAATGTATGAGAAATATTCAGATTATTATGGCTATGTATTCTATATAATGAAAAGAATAGATTAATATTCTAAATTTGTTGGTTTAACTTAGGATTTAAGATTATTTATAATTAGAGGTACTGAAAAATTTATTTAAAAAGTAGTTAAATTCATTATAATGATATTTAAAACAAGGAGGTAATTATGGATATAAAGTCTAAATCATGGAACTGGGATGAAGTAAAGGAGAAATTTTGGGGAGAACCAGCAGAAGAAGTTTATTATTTAGGTAATAGATGGAAGAAAGAAAATAATATGAAAGTTTTAGATTTAGGCTGTGGTATTGGTAGACATTCTATTTTTTTATCTCAAAATGATTTTGATGTTTATGCACATGACTTATCTGAAAGTGGATTAAGGAAACTAGATGAAGTATCTAGTAAAGAAGGCTTAAATATTAAAATTAATTTAGGTGATATGGTATCATTACCTTATGAATCTAATTTTTTTAATTGCATATTAGCTTATAATGCTATATACCATACAGATAGAGTTGGTATAGAGAAGGTTATTTCTGAAATAAAGAGAACTTTAAAAGATAATGGTGAAATTTACCTTACTTTTAATTCGAAAAATAATCCTTCATTTAATAATCCTAGTAATGAAAAGATAGGAGAAAATACAATAATCAAAACTGAAGGAAAAGAAAAAGGAATTCCCCATTATTATGTAGATGAAAAAGAGGTTAGAAGATTAATGAAAGATTTTAAAATTATTAGTTTAAGACATGTAGAAGAAATAGGGGATGACTGGAGAAGTTGGCATTACTACGTATTAGCTAAATTTATATAACTAAGGAGAGAATATAATAATCGTAAAAATCTAATAAAGAACAATCTGACAAAATATAAAGAGGAGATTGAAGATAATGAAAATGAAATTAAGAGTTTGTGATGATAATGATAAAAATATTGTAGCACCTATGATTGTAGAATTAATGAATTATCATCGTAGATTAACTAAATCACCACAGGAATACTGGTGTACAATTGAGGAGGGAGAGAAATCATTTGATTCATGGTTAAAAGAAGGTAGAATTTATTTAATAGTTAATAATGGAGATTATATTGGATTCTTTTATTTAGAGTTTGGTGGAAATAACGCTGCATGGCTTGAAGATTTATTTATTCTTGAGAAATATAGAAGAAAAGGGTTAGGAAGAAAAGCTATGAATATTCTTGATGATATAATGATTAAGGAGAATAT
The genomic region above belongs to Senegalia massiliensis and contains:
- a CDS encoding GNAT family N-acetyltransferase gives rise to the protein MKMKLRVCDDNDKNIVAPMIVELMNYHRRLTKSPQEYWCTIEEGEKSFDSWLKEGRIYLIVNNGDYIGFFYLEFGGNNAAWLEDLFILEKYRRKGLGRKAMNILDDIMIKENITALFVDVIPRNIDGIEFYREMGFDHLNMIELRKNYDLRLNKEEEVEILGYDFKKY
- a CDS encoding GNAT family N-acetyltransferase, with the protein product MLDKSVKHLGVVMIRNNNLGYPKYQLPEGFNFVKFQEGDELEWAKIETSVEEFTGIDKALVHFKKEFGNQYEKVKERCIFIKDKHGQKVATAMAWEGQLQGLELPRVHWVGVKKDYQSIGLSKALITKILDIYKELGEKRNIYLTTQTWSYKAINIYKKFGFKPFNDMKRGKQEGVCSDFECDFNIAWNIINEKIESYEESKNVG
- a CDS encoding class I SAM-dependent methyltransferase, encoding MDIFYEIHKDIPREGPGDNDSTKQAITMLKDIPENSTILDIGCGPGMQTIELAKNINGKVFAIDINKTFLDRLVETSFNNNLSRKIEAKQMSMFSLEFKQDNFDVIWCEGAIFIIGFERGIQEWRNYIKIGGYLVVSEISWLRKDIPEEPKSFWESDYPEIKGIADNIKIIETSGYSPVGHFVIPESGWWKDYYNPLIDRINKLRKKYINNKEANNRLDNTQREIEMYEKYSDYYGYVFYIMKRID
- a CDS encoding class I SAM-dependent methyltransferase, producing the protein MDIKSKSWNWDEVKEKFWGEPAEEVYYLGNRWKKENNMKVLDLGCGIGRHSIFLSQNDFDVYAHDLSESGLRKLDEVSSKEGLNIKINLGDMVSLPYESNFFNCILAYNAIYHTDRVGIEKVISEIKRTLKDNGEIYLTFNSKNNPSFNNPSNEKIGENTIIKTEGKEKGIPHYYVDEKEVRRLMKDFKIISLRHVEEIGDDWRSWHYYVLAKFI